A single genomic interval of Halorubrum aethiopicum harbors:
- a CDS encoding Lrp/AsnC family transcriptional regulator — translation MEAEREVLDVLARNAREDIEDIAAQTGLDAERVEEAIASLEADGVVHGYQAVVDWDRTEEGKIRAIVEINVELDRETGYEQVADRIAKFPAVDALHLVSGDYDFAVEVLGGSMNDVSRFISEQVAPMPEVTQTVTHYIMETYKDGGVRFADGDDDDRLSVSP, via the coding sequence ATGGAAGCCGAGCGCGAGGTACTCGACGTGTTGGCGCGGAACGCTCGCGAGGACATCGAGGACATCGCGGCCCAGACGGGCCTCGACGCGGAACGGGTCGAAGAGGCCATCGCGTCGCTGGAGGCGGACGGCGTGGTCCACGGCTACCAGGCCGTCGTCGACTGGGACCGCACGGAGGAGGGGAAGATCCGCGCGATAGTCGAGATCAACGTGGAACTCGACCGCGAGACCGGCTACGAGCAGGTCGCCGACCGGATCGCGAAGTTCCCCGCGGTCGACGCGCTCCACCTCGTCTCCGGCGACTACGACTTCGCGGTCGAGGTGCTCGGCGGCTCGATGAACGACGTCTCGCGATTCATCTCCGAGCAGGTCGCGCCGATGCCGGAGGTCACCCAGACGGTCACCCACTACATCATGGAGACGTACAAGGACGGCGGGGTCCGCTTCGCCGACGGCGACGACGACGACCGGCTCTCCGTCTCGCCATGA
- a CDS encoding pyridoxal phosphate-dependent aminotransferase, which translates to MRTADRARELPESGIRKFFELAEARDDVISLGVGEPDFSAPWAARNAAIGGLERGRTSYTANRGTAELREAIAAHHERYDQSYDPGEEVLVTTGASEAVDLAFRTLVDPGDVVAIHEPSYISYAPGVELAGGEPLSVPTRAADDFALTPERLEAAGAAEADLLVLCYPNNPTGATMTDEQLAEVAAFCRENDLRVVADEIYSALTYGADHASIATQPGMRERTIVVNGFSKAYAMTGLRLGYALGPADAIDAMNRIHQYTMLSAPTTAQIAALEALRSCDDEVTEMVEEYNRRRRLVVSRFNAMGLDTFEPGGAFYAFPECGGDDEAFAEALLEAEGVAVVPGSVFGAGGEGHLRVSYATSMRELKEATDRIARFLAERD; encoded by the coding sequence ATGAGGACGGCCGACCGCGCCCGCGAGCTCCCCGAGTCGGGGATCCGGAAGTTCTTCGAGCTGGCGGAGGCGCGCGACGACGTCATCTCGCTCGGCGTCGGCGAGCCCGACTTCTCCGCGCCGTGGGCCGCGCGCAACGCCGCGATCGGCGGGCTCGAGCGGGGCCGGACCTCCTACACCGCCAACCGCGGCACCGCGGAGCTCCGCGAGGCGATCGCCGCCCACCACGAGCGATACGACCAGTCGTACGATCCGGGCGAGGAGGTCCTCGTCACCACGGGCGCGAGCGAGGCGGTCGACCTGGCGTTCCGGACGCTCGTCGACCCCGGCGACGTCGTCGCGATCCACGAGCCCTCCTACATCTCGTACGCGCCGGGCGTCGAGCTCGCCGGCGGCGAGCCGCTGTCGGTCCCGACGCGCGCCGCGGACGACTTCGCGCTCACCCCCGAGCGGCTCGAGGCGGCCGGGGCGGCGGAGGCCGACCTGCTCGTCCTCTGTTACCCGAACAACCCCACCGGCGCGACGATGACCGACGAGCAGTTGGCCGAGGTGGCGGCGTTCTGTCGCGAGAACGACCTCCGCGTCGTCGCCGACGAGATCTACTCGGCGCTCACCTACGGGGCCGACCACGCCTCGATCGCCACCCAGCCGGGGATGCGCGAGCGCACGATCGTCGTCAACGGCTTCTCGAAGGCGTACGCGATGACCGGGCTCCGGCTCGGCTACGCGCTCGGCCCGGCCGACGCGATCGACGCGATGAACCGGATCCACCAGTACACCATGCTCTCCGCGCCGACGACCGCCCAGATCGCCGCCCTGGAGGCGCTCCGGAGCTGCGACGACGAGGTGACCGAGATGGTCGAGGAGTACAACCGCCGACGGCGGCTCGTCGTCTCCCGGTTCAACGCGATGGGGCTCGACACGTTCGAGCCCGGCGGGGCGTTCTACGCGTTCCCCGAGTGCGGCGGCGACGACGAGGCGTTCGCCGAGGCGCTTCTGGAGGCGGAGGGCGTCGCGGTCGTGCCCGGCTCCGTCTTCGGCGCGGGCGGCGAGGGCCACCTCCGCGTCTCGTACGCGACCTCGATGCGCGAACTGAAGGAGGCGACGGACCGGATCGCGCGGTTCCTCGCGGAGCGGGACTGA
- a CDS encoding ABC transporter permease — translation MPERREGNADGDEGNEGIPDGGVAVDDASTAEASRAVEQTAGAEGRSASSLGRLVAGLPRPGIVARLARREARLTVRRGWALGLTLLFAVFALLLATFSGSSVAPSGYDPVVASYVELATYLVPLAALAFGHGAVVGAAERGRLGVLLTLPVSRAETALGILAGRAAVLASAVVLGFGGPGLLLLREFGLGGWPTFAGFLLATVAVAVALLGVGVAISALAPTSTFALAGALLVWVWTALVHDLLALGVLSAFEGAGEFVAAMIVSNPVATYRLLALAPTDAASAGLAAALDGSGLSTGLLLASLLAWVAAAGVVAAVALRRKRV, via the coding sequence ATGCCTGAGCGCCGCGAGGGAAACGCCGACGGCGACGAGGGGAACGAGGGAATCCCCGACGGCGGCGTCGCCGTCGACGACGCGTCGACGGCCGAGGCGTCGCGCGCGGTCGAGCAGACGGCGGGCGCGGAGGGTCGGAGCGCGTCGTCCCTCGGCCGCCTCGTCGCCGGGCTCCCGCGTCCGGGGATCGTCGCCCGCCTCGCCCGGCGGGAGGCCCGCCTGACGGTCCGCCGGGGCTGGGCGCTCGGGCTGACGCTCCTGTTCGCGGTGTTCGCGCTCCTCCTGGCGACGTTCAGCGGGTCGAGCGTCGCGCCGAGCGGGTACGACCCCGTGGTCGCGAGCTACGTCGAGCTGGCGACGTACCTCGTGCCGCTCGCCGCGCTGGCGTTCGGCCACGGCGCGGTCGTGGGTGCGGCCGAGCGTGGGCGGCTCGGCGTGCTCCTGACGCTGCCGGTCTCGCGGGCGGAGACGGCCCTCGGGATCCTCGCCGGGCGGGCGGCCGTCCTCGCGAGCGCCGTCGTCCTCGGTTTCGGCGGCCCCGGGCTGCTCCTGTTGCGCGAGTTCGGGCTGGGGGGGTGGCCGACGTTCGCGGGGTTCCTGCTTGCGACCGTCGCGGTCGCGGTCGCGCTCCTCGGGGTCGGCGTGGCGATCTCCGCGCTCGCGCCGACGTCGACGTTCGCGCTGGCGGGGGCGCTGCTCGTCTGGGTGTGGACCGCGCTCGTCCACGACCTGCTCGCGCTCGGCGTGCTCTCGGCGTTCGAGGGGGCGGGCGAGTTCGTCGCCGCCATGATCGTCTCGAACCCGGTCGCGACGTACCGCCTGCTCGCGCTCGCGCCCACCGACGCCGCGAGCGCCGGCCTCGCGGCCGCGCTCGACGGCAGCGGCCTCTCGACCGGGCTCCTCCTCGCGTCGCTGCTCGCGTGGGTCGCGGCCGCCGGCGTCGTCGCCGCGGTCGCGCTCCGACGGAAGCGGGTTTGA
- a CDS encoding ABC transporter ATP-binding protein — protein MRIDITDVHRRYGDLEALAGVDFTVEPGDAYGLVGTNGAGKSTLFRLVAGHERPDAGRVEVGGRDAAAAGWRVREEIGFLPEDPGFPPGETGRETLAFHADVRGIGSGPADVVERIEGAAATVGLADAIDRPTGGYSKGMRRRLGLAAALLANPSVLLLDEPTAGLDPNGVAALREVLTRVRDETNATVLLASHALREVERVCDRVGVVDGGRLVAEGTPADLADGHEDGLEGAFVSLTGGGRDA, from the coding sequence ATGCGAATCGACATCACCGACGTCCACAGACGGTACGGCGACCTCGAGGCCCTCGCCGGGGTCGACTTCACGGTCGAGCCCGGCGACGCGTACGGCCTCGTCGGCACCAACGGCGCGGGCAAGTCCACCCTGTTCCGGCTCGTCGCCGGCCACGAGCGGCCCGACGCGGGCCGCGTCGAGGTGGGCGGCCGCGACGCCGCGGCGGCGGGCTGGCGGGTCCGCGAGGAGATCGGCTTCCTCCCGGAGGACCCCGGCTTCCCGCCCGGCGAGACGGGCCGGGAGACGCTCGCCTTCCACGCGGACGTCCGCGGGATCGGCTCCGGCCCCGCCGACGTCGTCGAGCGGATCGAGGGCGCGGCCGCGACGGTCGGGCTCGCGGACGCGATCGACCGCCCGACCGGCGGCTACTCGAAGGGGATGCGCCGGCGGCTCGGGCTCGCGGCCGCGCTGTTGGCGAACCCCTCGGTGCTGCTCCTCGACGAGCCGACCGCGGGGCTCGACCCGAACGGCGTGGCCGCCCTGCGGGAGGTCCTGACCCGCGTCCGCGACGAGACGAACGCGACGGTCCTGCTCGCGTCGCATGCGCTCCGGGAGGTCGAGCGCGTCTGCGACCGCGTCGGCGTCGTCGACGGCGGTCGGCTCGTGGCGGAGGGGACGCCCGCCGACCTCGCCGACGGCCACGAGGACGGGCTCGAGGGGGCGTTCGTCTCGCTCACCGGGGGTGGTCGCGATGCCTGA
- the nosD gene encoding nitrous oxide reductase family maturation protein NosD, translating to MSRLRSLGGVVSTRAVALATLLVLAVVLGGTAAAVGTGAGASAGLGGGGEAVGGEAIEGEAIGNDAADAANVTDALVDADADEPDRPTEPGVARVVPGSTDASTDSAAGESETYDDLAAAVDAAGPGDTVEVSGVFEPAETVVLDEPNATIRGTGAEAALIDGGGEDTVLAVRAANVTVEGIRIHDSGEDLESEDAGVFLAERADGAVLADLYLSDVAFGVWVNGADRIVVRDSRIEGTEDPRFVDRGNGINLWETTGSEIRNNEITGVRDGIYFSWASDVETTGNALWDLRYGVHYMYSDDNRLADNVAVGNDVGYALMVSEGVEATNNTAVANRGRSGHGILLKEIEDSVVRGNDLVANDQGLFLYNAQRNEVRGNLVYANGVGVHHSADTQGTVVVGNDFVGNGEQVLTTTRELLAWNGSDRGNYWSDARVADSDGDGVGEARHRPAGAAERLVQEHPSAAVFANGPAFDAIRLVESRFPVVETAGVVDHRPLASPSHDLEPYRPYAAAVDPAVEYDDDPGDQHH from the coding sequence ATGAGCCGCCTCCGGTCGCTCGGCGGGGTCGTTTCGACGCGCGCGGTGGCGCTCGCGACCCTCCTCGTCCTCGCGGTCGTGCTCGGCGGCACCGCCGCCGCCGTCGGGACGGGCGCGGGAGCGAGCGCCGGGCTCGGGGGCGGGGGCGAGGCCGTCGGAGGCGAGGCGATCGAAGGCGAGGCGATCGGGAACGACGCGGCCGACGCGGCGAACGTCACGGACGCGCTCGTCGACGCCGACGCGGACGAGCCGGACCGGCCGACCGAACCGGGCGTCGCCAGGGTGGTTCCCGGTTCCACCGACGCGTCGACGGATTCCGCCGCGGGCGAGAGCGAGACGTACGACGACCTCGCCGCCGCCGTCGACGCCGCGGGGCCGGGCGACACCGTCGAGGTGTCCGGCGTCTTCGAGCCGGCCGAGACCGTCGTCCTCGACGAGCCGAACGCGACGATCCGCGGCACGGGGGCCGAGGCCGCGCTGATCGACGGCGGCGGCGAGGACACCGTCCTCGCGGTCCGCGCGGCGAACGTCACGGTCGAGGGGATCCGGATCCACGACTCCGGCGAGGACCTCGAGTCCGAGGACGCGGGCGTCTTCCTCGCCGAGAGGGCGGACGGGGCGGTCCTCGCGGACCTGTACCTCTCCGACGTCGCCTTCGGCGTCTGGGTGAACGGCGCGGACCGGATCGTCGTCCGCGACTCCCGGATCGAGGGCACCGAGGACCCGCGGTTCGTCGACCGCGGCAACGGGATCAACCTCTGGGAGACGACGGGCTCCGAGATCCGGAACAACGAGATCACCGGGGTCCGCGACGGGATCTACTTCTCGTGGGCCTCGGACGTCGAGACGACGGGGAACGCGCTGTGGGACCTGCGGTACGGCGTCCACTACATGTACTCGGACGACAACCGCCTCGCGGACAACGTCGCCGTCGGCAACGACGTGGGCTACGCGCTGATGGTGAGCGAGGGGGTCGAGGCCACCAACAACACCGCGGTCGCGAACCGCGGGCGGAGCGGCCACGGGATCCTGCTCAAGGAGATCGAGGACAGCGTCGTCCGCGGCAACGACCTCGTCGCCAACGACCAGGGGCTCTTCCTCTACAACGCCCAGCGCAACGAGGTCCGGGGGAACCTCGTCTACGCGAACGGGGTCGGCGTCCATCACAGCGCCGACACCCAGGGAACCGTCGTCGTCGGCAACGACTTCGTCGGAAATGGGGAGCAGGTGTTGACGACGACCCGCGAGCTGCTTGCGTGGAACGGGAGCGATCGCGGAAACTACTGGTCGGACGCCCGCGTGGCCGACAGCGACGGCGACGGGGTCGGCGAGGCCAGACACCGGCCGGCGGGTGCGGCCGAGCGGCTCGTCCAGGAGCACCCGAGCGCCGCGGTCTTCGCGAACGGCCCCGCCTTCGACGCGATCCGGCTCGTCGAGAGCCGGTTCCCGGTGGTCGAGACCGCGGGCGTGGTCGACCACCGCCCGCTCGCGAGCCCCTCTCACGACCTGGAGCCGTATCGCCCGTACGCCGCGGCAGTCGACCCGGCCGTGGAGTACGACGACGACCCCGGAGACCAACACCACTGA